In Salvelinus fontinalis isolate EN_2023a unplaced genomic scaffold, ASM2944872v1 scaffold_0244, whole genome shotgun sequence, one genomic interval encodes:
- the LOC129844871 gene encoding 5-hydroxytryptamine receptor 1D-like, with amino-acid sequence MEQLGGAWLDTGAPFPDEMRISARNATAEARLNLSPRTKLVLEVLMVLMCLGAVTGNILVIVIVAATKTFHCVTSVLIMNLAISDLLVGVGVMPFIALSIMNNGWVDSTDLCLYVGYTSSVYCTASVLTLAAIALDRYHSIMDCLRYSSHCTLWRKCVVVLWIWLQALVTSCPPLLGWSTVSYMAPMYSCAVNWKSSPSYTAFMAALSFLIPAAVILFCYVIIVRVARSHARRIHTLEDQLQRNTGMPSSSFPTQITSERTSPRCLGAHGPSTSRLVYHLSGRFVSETHGEVGDGVPSGSDQTAGAPQTSSHPGSTSSSNAASRRLFPFLAQHAPHGHPHPPYQNSNSNHLHHHGVVRLFLVISVFFLCWTPYIGVALVQATETALSCKSSLVPPSAVTFSYWLVLLNSDINPLLYALLSQRFQGALRCLKQKIRVRLGGNVVGRGGGETRREGEEGRSSEPCDPCTLTSVHPRPQWLRPHPGLVCPGPGSDIHNPPVGEGLRRAYCSSVFTVDSNFSDSSRERVCGVFRPGSSASSSTSSGYSSSSCHLWQDSVGGGGERSSNRRLECLQVPTRTAEGSNLPFSAATRDRQATFFYGQITVRVEHDVC; translated from the exons GTAACATCCTGGTGATTGTGATAGTGGCGGCCACCAAGACCTTCCACTGTGTGACATCGGTGCTCATTATGAACCTGGCCATCAGTGACCTGTTGGTCGGGGTTGGGGTCATGCCCTTCATAGCTCTCTCCATCATGAACAACGGATGGGTCGACTCTACT GACCTGTGTCTGTATGTTGGGTACACCTCCTCAGTCTACTGTACAGCCTCAGTCCTGACCCTGGCAGCCATCGCCCTGGACCGCTACCACTCTATCATGGACTGTCTGCGCTACAG TTCTCACTGTACCCTGTGGAGGAAGTGTGTTGTGGTGCTGTGGATCTGGCTCCAGGCCCTGGTCACCAGCTGTCCTCCTCTGCTGGGCTGGAGCACTGTGTCCTACATGGCTCCCATGTACAG CTGTGCGGTGAACTGGAAGAGCAGTCCCAGCTACACAGCCTTCATGGCTGCCCTGTCCTTCCTCATACCTGCTGCAGTGATCCTCTTCTGTTACGTCATCATCGTCCGTGTAGCCCGGAGCCACGCCAGGAGGATCCACACCCTGGAGGACCAGCTCCAGAGAAACACTGGAATGCCGAGCTCCTCCTTCCCGACCCAGATTACTTCTGAGCGGACTAGTCCGAGGTGTCTAGGTGCCCACGGTCCTTCCACCTCCAGGCTGGTGTATCATCTGAGTGGGCGGTTTGTATCGGAGACCCATGGAGAGGTTGGGGACGGGGTTCCTTCAGGGTCAGATCAAACTGCTGGAGCTCCACAGACCTCCAGCCACCCAGGCTCTACCTCCAGCTCCAATGCTGCATCCCGGAGACTGTTCCCCTTCCTGGCCCAACACGCCCCCCATGGCCACCCCCATCCGCCCTACCAGAACTCCAACTCCAATCACCTCCATCACCACGGGGTTGTACGTCTCTTCCTGGTTATCTCCGTCTTCTTCCTGTGTTGGACTCCATATATAGGCGTAGCGCTAGTGCAGGCCACGGAGACCGCCCTATCGTGTAAGTCCTCCTTAGTCCCGCCCTCAGCGGTCACCTTCTCCTATTGGTTGGTTCTGTTGAACTCAGACATCAATCCTCTGCTGTATGCTCTGCTCAGTCAGAGGTTCCAGGGGGCTCTGCGGTGCCTGAAGCAGAAGATCAGAGTGCGCCTGGGGGGGAACgtggtggggagggggggaggcgagaccaggagggagggagaggaggggaggagcagtGAACCATGTGACCCATGTACTCTGACTTCCGTCCATCCCCGCCCCCAGTGGCTCCGCCCCCATCCTGGCCTAGTATGCCCTGGACCTGGGTCTGACATCCACAACCCACCTGTAGGAGAGGGGCTGAGGCGGGCCTACTGCTCTTCCGTCTTCACAGTCGACTCCAACTTCTCGGACAGCTCCAGGGAGCGTGTATGTGGTGTGTTCCGTCCCGGTAGCTccgcctcttcctccacctcctctggatactcctcctcctcctgccacCTGTGGCAGGACTCAGttggaggaggtggggagaggagttCAAACAGGAGGTTGGAGTGCCTGCAGGTCCCCACCAGGACAGCAGAGGGCAGCAATCTGCCGTTCTCTGCAGCcaccagagacagacaggcaaccTTCTTCTATGGACAGATCACAGTGAGGGTAGAGCATGATGTATGCTAG